The segment ATCCTGTAACTTCTCACTGGTCCCGACTTTTCAAACTGGCGGGATCAATCTTGAGGTTCTGTTTACTTAGCCACCTTTGGCTGAGCACTGGCTGTGAGGCTCCTCCCTAGGctgtctgtccttctctgggGAAGCACCAAACACCTCCCTGTGTCCTTTCATTGCCTTCTGCTGGGTCtccatcctcccccccacccccgaagctGACTGTCCGTCCCACCTGCTTTGTTGGCGCATCCAGTTCCCTCTCCAGGCTCTCCAGCACAGCCACGGCCTCCTCTCCAGTCTCCGGGTGCTGCGCCTGCACCCATGCTTGCAGGTCCCTCGGGAGAATGCTCAGGAACTGTTCCAGCACCAGGCGATCTAAGATCTGCTCCTTGGTGTGGCATTCGGGCCGCAGCCACTGGCGGCACAGCTCCCCAAGCTGGCTAAGTGCTTCCCGAGGTCCCGGTGCGTCCTGATAGCAGAGGCCCCTAAAGTGCTGCCTGCACAGTTCCCTCCTGTGAGCACCGTCGTGGTGCGAGCCGGAGTCgggttcccagcagtgctcttctGCCTTAACTCTCCCAAGGCCCGTTGGCGGCTCAGGCTTCAGGGGTGCGGTCATTCTGTGCTGCGGGCAGATCAATTCTCAGTGTGAGACTGATACGGGGAGAATCTCTTAACCAATTTCACGGGGAAACGCCAACAATTGCTGTgaacacacacgtgtgcatgagGGCAAGCCAACAGGATAGGAAAACAGTGTCGGGAGGCTGTAAGAAAGGACATCGCTAACGCCATGCACTCAAAACTGAGCTCTCCTGCACAGTTTATTTAGTTAGgtctttgggccactcctggcagcactcaggggtgattcctggctctgcactcagggctcactcctggcaggatggaAGCCGggcaggccgcgtgcaaggcaaacgccctgcccggtGTCCTAACGCTCCCGGCCTCTGTCCCGTGCAGCGGGGAGCACTACACGGGGGCTCCAGAGCGCCAGCTGTCAAAGCCTCCCGGTGCAGATGTGTACATTAAATGAGATCTGGCAGCTGCCACCCGGAAGCACGGAACACACTCCAGGTACTCTAAAGGCGTCAAAAGGGGCGTTCACTCCACCCTCCCTGGGATGGGCTACCGGCGAGGGAGGTGACAGGGGTGGACCAGGCAGCGCCGCTGCAGCCCGCGTCCCTTTCACTCTGGGCGACTTGGTCCAAATCCTCTCTGGCAGGAGACGGGCAgcgccgggcaggggcgggggagggggtgctgctgaccccctcaccccccgtGGCCTGCCCGAGCCCCCTCAGCACCCTTGGAGTCCCGCTACTCACCTCACACTCGGCGTGGAACAGGTGTGACAGAAGCGTTCTTAAGGCGGCCCCAACAAAGCTGGGCTGCAAGGGACCAATCAGCGCCCAGCCTTCCGGGCCGCTCTAGGAAGCGTCGCCTCGGTGGCAGCGGCTGGCAGCAGCGGGGCTTCTCGTCTCCCCTCTAGCCCGTGGAGGACTGAGTTTCCTTGTTGGGTGGGCCGTGGCCCGGCTAGTGGGTCTGGGATGCcttttttcttggttttagggccacacctggctttgggcttactcctggctctagggctcaggggtcactcctcctggctgtgctcggaggaccatatgcagggtCGGGGTCGGATCAGGTGCTTGGCAAGCGCCTTATGCCGCCAGAAGCTCTTTTTGAAAGgtttcccctgccccctccccccctcccccgccggtaGACGCTTAGCGGGCTGGAGAACGGGATGATCGGGTGGCATCCCTGGCAgtgatggtccccaagcatcttctgtgcactgccaggtgtaacctaaCTCACCTCCCCTGCTCCCAACAAATAATAAGAGGCCCCAATATGTTTAATGATTACGTTATCTAATGATGCATCTGCAAGAGGACTGATACTTAAAAAACATAAATGGTCTCCAACATCTAGCTTTGCCAGTGTTTGATGCACCACATCTAATGTCCATAGTGTCGTGTGCGTGTACAGAATTAATTTAGCCTTGCGCCACCCCAACATGGTAACATCTCTGCACCTTGCGTATTTGCTCCTTGGACTGGTTGTTGGTTGTTAAGTTTGTATATAAAGGGTTCCCCctactgtgggtttttttatttaaagttttttttgccataccccgcggtgctcagggcctactcctggatcTTCTCTCAGGATCACTTTTGCCAGTGCTCTGGGGTGGACTGCGCTGCATGCAAcccccctgcccgctgtactattgttcggGCCcctcgtgtgtgtatgtgttttttctttttgggtcacacccggcgatgcacaggggttactcctggctctgcactcaggaattactcctggcggtgctcgggaccatatgggatgctgagatttgaacccgggtcggccgcttgcaaggcaaacaccctacccgctgtgctatcactccagcccctagtgtgtTCTTTTTAAGAGATAAAACTACATAGTGTCCAACTGCTTATAAGTGCTATAAGTTAGgaggttgtttccagtcttttgcaAAGACtgctgaaataaaatattgtgaacacaTCATTTCTCATGTGCGAGGACAAACTACACATATTCCTAGAAATATCATTACCAGCTCCCAGAATAGTGGCATTTGTCCTTTTGTTAGTACCAAGTTACTAGAGAACCTGCTAGCTGATTTTTGTTTACAGTTGTCATTCAATGCTGTAAAATGATTTCATCTTTGCCAACTTGGTGAGAAATGCTTTAaggtttcatttccttttttctttctttccccacctCCCTTATTCCCTACTGACTTAGGATCCCACCACCATTCTGGAAACTATGTGATACTCTTGGGCATGTGCATGCGTGCCTAGGTGCTGTGTACACCTGTCATAGCAGAAAGAAAACTGTGACGTTTCCAGTGGGAATGAAGTAACGCAATTTAAAATAGGGCTGTCACCATGAACCTCACTAGGAAAATGACATTCTTTTTTGGGAAAATGACATTTGAACAGAGATGTGTGAGTGAACTATCAGGGGTAAGATAAGTTTAGGGAGAGTACCAAATGCAAAGGACTAGTTTGTTTGAAATATTACaggcacacaaaaaaagaaaaaaaaacacattccagGTATAGAAAGGAAGTTTGGGGCCCaagagtacagagggtatggtgcttgccttgcatgtggccaacccacattctatccctggcattgcataggattcctgagccccatcaggagtgatccctgagcacagagccaggactaagttctAAGCACCACTCAAAtacctgcccctcctcccccaaatggGATGCTCTAAAAGTACTGCATCAGCCATTCACTCCCCACTCCCGGGCTTAGCTGACCTTCTCTTGTGGAGAGTCATTAATTAGGGCTGGTGAGCAATCTCTTTAGTTGAATATtcttcccctcctcacccctaccACTGCCCCAAGAGTACCTTTCCCCCTATTTCAACTTCCCCAACTCTGCTCTTCTGATTTGATATTAATAGTCAGTGAaagaaggccagagtgatagtacagagagttaaggtgtttgccttgtatggagCTGATctaatccctaagtgcaaagccaggagtagtaagccctgagcactgaaaccaAAACAGTCAATGAAGAGTCACAACTCAGGCTCAAATActaccccctcctcaccccccccccccaatatacAAAACAGCAGGCCCGAGaacaagaggaaaaaagaagacaCGCTGATCTTTCATTCATCGCAGTCAGTTACTTTTTTAATTCAgtgttttcacatttttctcttaCATCAGTAGGTTTTCCCGCTTGTGAATTCTCTGATGTTGACTAAGGTGTGAGCTCTGACTGAAGGCTCTCCCACACTCACTGCACCGatagggtttctctccagtgtggaCTCTCAAGTGCCGAATCAGGTGTGAGCTAACTCGGAAGGTTTTCCCACATTCACTGCATTCGTAGGGTTTCTCTCTGGTGTGGATTCTTTGATGCAGGATAAGGTGTGAGTTCAGGCTAAATGCTCTCCCACACTCTTTGCATTGAAAGGGTCTTTCTCCAGTGTGAACTCTCTGGTGTCTAATGAGATCTGAGCTCCCTCCAAAGCCCTTCCCACACTCAGTACATTCATAGGGTCTCTCTCCAGTGTGGATGCGCTGATGCCTAGTAAGTTTGGAGCTGTGTCGGaaagccttcccacattccttacattgATGGGCTTTCTCCCCACTGAAAATAGTTGTATGTTTAATAAGGTTTGGGTTCTTGAGAGATTTTCCATATTGATAAATGTTTTCTCCAGCATAAGTTTTTTGATGCTTAATGAAATTTGAATTCCATTTGAAACTTTGATCACAAGCACTGTGTTTATAAGAGTTCTGGGATGTAAATTCATTTGAGCTGACAGTGAAGCTTCTCTCACATCCTTCATGATTTATGTCAGCTGTGAGTGTATTTTTGTGGGTAAGGATTTTACTGTAACCTCCATCCTGAGCACATGTTTTTCGAGTCTCCCCTGCTCCTTCCCCGCAGTGCTTCTTAATTTTGCTCGTGGACTTACAGATGTCTTGAGGTTCAGCAGATCCTTCTGATTTGAATCCCGAGATTCTTCCTGACACAATTCCCTGTGACTCTATTTTTTCATAAATGTCTAGTTTTGGCAGGGATCCAGTGTTTTCACTCTCATGATCTAAAgtaatcaaaaaaagaaaaaagaaaacctgtttTCTGAGCTAGGAGAAGTTTGTGGTCTGTTCAAGATAGTTATACTGATACTTCGGTTGGCTATTTAAATAATAACTTTCTCATGAGGTATCATCAAATAgtgttatttaaaagaatattatttcttaaatgaaCAAAAGCTGTATTATTAATTTTGTCCCGTATGCTCTACAGTGTCTGATTTACCACATTCTATAAAAGCAACCGTTCTCTGAAGCATCGGTCCATGCTATGGAAGCTGCAAAGCTGTACTACACATGCGCAATTTCACCTTCCATCAAGCAAATCCTGAAAGCAAGCATATCCTGGTGTCTGCGTCCCAGATCGGCATGATTCCTAAGGGCACTTGCTTCTGTGTCATATTGCTGAGAAATAAAGGGcatatttacttaaaaagaaaaaaagtaatcctgggccaaagagagtacagtgagaaaggcacttgccttacacgtggctgacctgggttcaatctccaatacCCCACAGGGCTCCCTGaacctgcctggagtgatccctgagcacagagctaggagtaagccctgagcactactgggtgtggcccaaaactcaaaaaaaatatataaattgatgAGTCTATCAATGATGATGTAACTGATGTATATAGCATCATGTATCTGCATTTCTTCTCACTGTATGTACTTTTCTATCACGTTTTATGTCCACgtgtttcttttttgctttttccccCCCGTGTCCTGATATTTTCTCAAGATATCACTTTCCTCACTTACCACAGTCTAGGAGGAGGAGGGTTTCTGAAGAACCATGAAGGACCTTTGAGTCCATTGGCTGAAACTGGGCACTGAGTCCTGATCCAGGAGGCAGAACCTTTTTCTTGA is part of the Sorex araneus isolate mSorAra2 chromosome 2, mSorAra2.pri, whole genome shotgun sequence genome and harbors:
- the ZNF165 gene encoding zinc finger protein 165 — protein: MTTESKKTAAQTLQDDDGFIIVKIEEEDFIWRQETCFLKSDPLRQELCRQLFRQFCYQDSPGPREALGRLRELCCQWLRPESHTKEQILELLVLEQFLTILPGNLQAWVQEHYPKSGEEAVAIVEDLEKGAHEVVLQVPVHGHGQEIFKKKVLPPGSGLSAQFQPMDSKVLHGSSETLLLLDCDHESENTGSLPKLDIYEKIESQGIVSGRISGFKSEGSAEPQDICKSTSKIKKHCGEGAGETRKTCAQDGGYSKILTHKNTLTADINHEGCERSFTVSSNEFTSQNSYKHSACDQSFKWNSNFIKHQKTYAGENIYQYGKSLKNPNLIKHTTIFSGEKAHQCKECGKAFRHSSKLTRHQRIHTGERPYECTECGKGFGGSSDLIRHQRVHTGERPFQCKECGRAFSLNSHLILHQRIHTREKPYECSECGKTFRVSSHLIRHLRVHTGEKPYRCSECGRAFSQSSHLSQHQRIHKRENLLM